A stretch of Anaeromyxobacter dehalogenans 2CP-1 DNA encodes these proteins:
- a CDS encoding amylo-alpha-1,6-glucosidase, with protein sequence MIELPVRQGWAPGDGAEALLEREWLVANGLGGYASGTLAGACTRRYHGLLVAALPGVGRAVMLSHLSDRVRLADGRAIRLAGDERSVGLALHGAEHLRAFRLEGGLPVWTYRLGGLVLERRVVLVHGQNTVHVSYRLLDGEGPVRLTLRPGVHFRPQDAPVSGPVTAYRLVTARGRFEVAGDDPRFPPLRLVLHGARAAFTVEEERLAEVVYRVEASRGYDTQGDLFSPGRFRVDLGREAPVTLVASTEPWERVTALAPEEALRAERARREALLARAPEAARQSPAAELVLAADAFVVEPAGRVQEEAQARAEGDAPRTVIAGYHWFTDWGRDTMISLEGLALCTGRARDAAAILRAFARHARDGLIPNLFPEGDAAGLYHTADATLWMFHAVDRYVRTTGDRQLLRRLLPVLRDVVAHHQRGTRFGIGVDPEDGLLRQGEQGYQLTWMDAKVEGWVVTPRRGKAVEINALWFNALANLARWLEEEGEGGAARAAGAAAARARASFNRRFWNGPGRQLFDVVDGEDGRDDPACRPNQLLAISLPSPVLDRERWAPVLETVRERLLTPVGLRSLSRDHPDYKATYHGDLRTRDAAYHQGTVWSWLIGPWVDAWLRVHPGDLEGARRALDGLVRELGHACLGQISEVFDAEPPYTPRGCVAQAWGVAELLRTLLRVAGAGAQDPGSRSGSGREIG encoded by the coding sequence GTGATCGAGCTTCCGGTGCGGCAGGGCTGGGCGCCGGGCGACGGCGCCGAGGCGCTGCTCGAGCGCGAGTGGCTGGTCGCGAACGGCCTCGGCGGCTACGCCAGCGGCACGCTCGCCGGCGCCTGCACGCGGCGCTACCACGGGCTGCTCGTGGCGGCGCTGCCGGGCGTCGGGCGCGCGGTGATGCTCTCGCACCTCTCCGACCGGGTCCGGCTCGCCGACGGCAGGGCCATCCGGCTGGCCGGGGACGAGCGCTCGGTGGGGCTCGCGCTGCACGGCGCGGAGCACCTGCGCGCGTTCCGGCTGGAGGGCGGGCTGCCGGTGTGGACCTACCGGCTCGGCGGGCTGGTGCTGGAGCGGCGCGTGGTGCTCGTGCACGGCCAGAACACGGTCCACGTCTCCTACCGCCTCCTCGACGGCGAGGGCCCGGTGCGGCTCACGCTGCGGCCCGGCGTCCACTTCCGTCCCCAGGACGCGCCGGTGTCCGGGCCGGTGACGGCCTACCGGCTGGTGACGGCGCGCGGGCGCTTCGAGGTCGCCGGCGACGACCCGCGCTTCCCGCCGCTGCGCCTGGTCCTCCACGGCGCCCGCGCCGCGTTCACGGTGGAGGAGGAGCGGCTCGCCGAGGTGGTCTACCGGGTGGAGGCGAGCCGCGGCTACGACACGCAGGGCGACCTGTTCAGCCCGGGGCGCTTCCGCGTGGACCTCGGGCGCGAGGCGCCGGTGACGCTGGTCGCGTCCACCGAGCCGTGGGAGCGGGTGACGGCGCTCGCGCCGGAGGAGGCGCTCCGGGCAGAGCGCGCGCGGCGGGAGGCCTTGCTGGCCCGCGCGCCGGAGGCGGCGCGGCAGAGTCCCGCGGCCGAGCTGGTGCTCGCAGCCGACGCGTTCGTGGTGGAGCCCGCCGGCCGGGTGCAGGAGGAGGCGCAGGCGCGCGCCGAGGGCGACGCGCCGCGCACCGTGATCGCCGGCTACCACTGGTTCACCGACTGGGGCCGCGACACCATGATCTCGCTCGAGGGCCTGGCGCTCTGCACCGGCCGGGCGCGCGACGCCGCGGCGATCCTGCGCGCGTTCGCCCGCCACGCGCGCGACGGGCTCATCCCCAACCTGTTCCCCGAGGGCGACGCGGCGGGGCTGTACCACACCGCCGACGCGACGCTCTGGATGTTCCACGCGGTGGACCGGTACGTGCGGACGACCGGCGACCGGCAGCTCCTGCGCCGCCTGCTGCCGGTGCTCCGGGACGTGGTCGCGCACCACCAGCGCGGCACGCGCTTCGGCATCGGGGTGGACCCGGAGGACGGGCTGCTCCGGCAGGGCGAGCAGGGCTACCAGCTCACCTGGATGGACGCGAAGGTGGAGGGCTGGGTGGTGACCCCGCGCCGCGGCAAGGCGGTCGAGATCAACGCCCTGTGGTTCAACGCGCTCGCGAACCTGGCGCGCTGGCTCGAGGAGGAGGGGGAGGGCGGGGCGGCCCGGGCCGCGGGAGCGGCGGCGGCGCGCGCCCGCGCGTCCTTCAACCGGCGCTTCTGGAACGGGCCGGGGCGGCAGCTCTTCGACGTGGTGGACGGCGAGGACGGGCGGGACGACCCCGCGTGCCGGCCCAACCAGCTCCTCGCCATCTCCCTGCCCAGCCCGGTGCTCGACCGCGAGCGCTGGGCGCCTGTGCTCGAGACGGTGCGCGAGCGGCTGCTCACGCCGGTGGGGCTGCGGTCGCTGTCCCGCGACCACCCGGACTACAAGGCGACCTACCACGGCGACCTGAGGACCCGCGACGCGGCCTACCACCAGGGCACGGTGTGGAGCTGGCTCATCGGCCCGTGGGTGGACGCTTGGCTGCGGGTGCACCCCGGCGACCTGGAGGGCGCGCGGCGGGCGCTCGACGGGCTCGTTCGCGAGCTCGGCCACGCCTGCCTCGGGCAGATCTCCGAGGTGTTCGACGCCGAGCCGCCGTACACGCCGCGCGGCTGCGTGGCGCAGGCGTGGGGCGTCGCGGAGCTCCTCCGCACGCTGCTGCGCGTCGCCGGCGCCGGCGCTCAGGACCCCGGCTCGCGGTCGGGATCCGGCCGCGAGATCGGGTAG
- a CDS encoding MDR family MFS transporter: MRRTHRGLTVVALLLGMFLAAMEMTVVSTAMPSVVGELGGLALYAWAFAAYMLTATVSVPIYGKLADLKGRKVVMLFGLALFVASSIACGMARSMEALVAARALQGLGAGAIQPVTLTIAGDLFEPQERARIQGVFGAVWGIAGLVGPLLGGAIVHLASWRWVFWLNVPFGLGSALVLALVYHERPERHAHRLDVAGAALLSIAVVSALLAVRSPATGLVALPLAAVALAAFLAVERRAPEPLLPLDLFRDRVIAVSSAANALLGAAMLGMVTFVPLWVQSVLGGTPTQAGSAIASMAVGWPICSALSGRLLPRTGYRALVRAGMGLTALAAVALALLLRPGVPLLVPQALAFAYGAGMGFASTPLVIAVQASVPWNRRGVATATTMFFRTIGGTLSVGVLGGVLAHALASGGADGALVSRLLGPERASIDASILGPLAGALQGAMGSIFAAVAVIAGAAFAVALRFPRLALEVRNPERAGAGAPPAPDRP; this comes from the coding sequence ATGCGCCGGACCCACCGCGGACTCACCGTCGTCGCCCTGCTCCTCGGGATGTTCCTCGCCGCGATGGAGATGACGGTCGTCTCGACCGCCATGCCGTCGGTGGTGGGGGAGCTGGGCGGGCTGGCGCTGTACGCCTGGGCCTTCGCCGCCTACATGCTGACCGCCACGGTGAGCGTGCCCATCTACGGCAAGCTCGCCGACCTGAAGGGCCGCAAGGTGGTGATGCTGTTCGGGCTCGCGCTGTTCGTGGCGAGCTCGATCGCCTGCGGGATGGCGCGGTCGATGGAGGCGCTGGTGGCCGCGCGGGCGCTGCAGGGGCTGGGCGCCGGCGCCATCCAGCCCGTCACGCTCACCATCGCCGGCGACCTGTTCGAGCCGCAGGAGCGCGCGCGCATCCAGGGCGTGTTCGGCGCGGTCTGGGGCATCGCCGGCCTGGTCGGGCCGCTGCTCGGCGGGGCGATCGTGCACCTCGCCTCCTGGCGCTGGGTGTTCTGGCTGAACGTGCCGTTCGGCCTCGGCTCGGCGCTGGTGCTGGCGCTCGTGTACCACGAGCGGCCGGAGCGCCACGCGCACCGCCTCGACGTGGCCGGGGCGGCGCTGCTCTCGATCGCGGTCGTCTCCGCGCTCCTCGCGGTGCGCTCGCCCGCCACCGGGCTGGTGGCCCTGCCGCTCGCCGCCGTCGCGCTGGCGGCCTTCCTCGCGGTGGAGCGGCGGGCGCCGGAGCCGCTCCTCCCGCTCGACCTGTTCCGCGACCGCGTCATCGCGGTGTCCTCCGCGGCGAACGCGCTGCTCGGCGCGGCGATGCTGGGCATGGTCACGTTCGTGCCGCTCTGGGTCCAGAGCGTGCTCGGCGGGACGCCCACGCAGGCGGGCAGCGCCATCGCGTCCATGGCGGTGGGGTGGCCGATCTGCAGCGCGCTCTCCGGGCGGCTCCTCCCGCGCACCGGCTACCGCGCGCTGGTCCGGGCCGGCATGGGCCTGACCGCGCTCGCCGCCGTCGCGCTCGCGCTGCTGCTCCGCCCGGGCGTGCCGCTCCTCGTGCCCCAGGCGCTGGCGTTCGCGTACGGCGCCGGCATGGGCTTCGCCTCCACGCCGCTCGTCATCGCGGTGCAGGCGAGCGTGCCCTGGAACCGGCGCGGGGTCGCGACCGCCACCACCATGTTCTTCCGCACCATCGGCGGCACGCTCTCGGTGGGCGTGCTCGGCGGCGTGCTCGCGCACGCGCTCGCGAGCGGCGGCGCCGACGGGGCGCTGGTCTCGCGGCTGCTCGGGCCGGAGCGGGCGTCGATCGACGCGAGCATCCTGGGGCCGCTGGCGGGGGCGCTGCAGGGCGCCATGGGCAGCATCTTCGCGGCGGTGGCGGTGATCGCCGGCGCGGCGTTCGCGGTGGCGCTGCGCTTCCCGCGCCTCGCGCTCGAGGTGCGGAACCCGGAGCGCGCCGGCGCCGGGGCGCCGCCGGCCCCGGACCGCCCGTGA
- a CDS encoding YgaP family membrane protein, which yields MTAERGVRILAGTFILVSLLLGVEASPLFVNARWLWLTVFVGANLFQSGFTGFCPAEIIMRKAGLRGAAVPASSQR from the coding sequence ATGACCGCCGAACGCGGTGTCCGCATCCTGGCCGGGACCTTCATCCTCGTATCGCTCCTGCTGGGCGTCGAGGCGAGCCCGCTCTTCGTGAACGCCCGCTGGCTCTGGCTCACCGTGTTCGTGGGCGCGAACCTGTTCCAGAGCGGCTTCACCGGCTTCTGCCCGGCCGAGATCATCATGCGGAAGGCGGGCCTGCGGGGCGCCGCCGTCCCCGCGTCGTCGCAGCGCTGA